The Deinococcus aquaticus genomic interval ACGAGGTAGCGTTCTTCCTCTTCCTCAATGCGAACGGTGCCGTCACGGTCGGCCACGGCCGCCGAGGTCTTGGGCTTGCGGGCCTCGAACAGTTCGATCACGCGGGGCAGACCCATGGTGATGTCACCGCCGCCGCTGCCGGCGACCCCACCGGTGTGGAAGGTACGCATGGTGAGCTGCGTGCCGGGTTCCCCGATGGATTCGGCGGCGACCACGCCGACCGCTTCACCCATGCTGACGGGCTTGGCCTGCGAGAGGTCGTAGCCGTAGCACTTCTGGCACACGCCACTCTTGACGCGGCAGTTCAGCGGGGTCCGCACGAACACGCTCTGGAGGACCTTGGCGTTCTTGGTGATCGCCTTGACGTCTTCCAGGGACAGCATGGCGTCGGCTTCGATGGTGCGGCCGTCGATTTCCACGGCGTCGGTCAGGGTGCGGCCGTAGATGCTGGTTTCGATCTCGCTGGCCTTGCGGCTGCGCCATTCGCCCGTGCGCTCGTCCACGGCGCCCAGCGGGATGGAGGTGTAGTCGGTGGTTCCGCAGTCCACGTCGCGCACGACGACTTCGTGGGCCACGTCGACCAGCTTACGGGTCAGGTAGCCGGAGTCGGCGGTACGCAGCGCGGTGTCGGCCCCACCCTTACGCGCGCCGTGGGTGCTGATGAAGTACTCCAGCACGGACAGGCCCTCGCGGAAGCTGGCGCGGATCGGCACTTCGATGGTGCTGCCGTCGGGGCGGGCCATCAGGCCGCGCATCCCGGCGAGCTGCGTGATCTGCTGCGCGTTACCACGGGCACCCGAGAGGCTCATGATCCACAGGGGGTTGAAGGGGTAGTTCTTGCCGAAGTTGTCGAACATGGCGTTCTTGACTTCGTCCTTGGTGTCGTTCCAGAGCTGCACGACCTGCTTGTAGCGCTCTTCCTCGGTCATGAAGCCGAACTCGAAGTTCTGCTCGATCTCGGCGACCTTGGCGTCCGCTTCGGCCAGGATCTCGGTCTTGGCGGGCGGGATGACGATGTCGTCGATGCCGATGGTGATGCCGGAGGTCGTGGAGAGCTTGAAGCCCGCGTCTTTCAGGCCGTCGAGCAGGCCGGCGGTCGCCTCGATCCCGAGGTGTTTGAAGCACGCCATGATCATGTCTTTCAGGTGGTCTTTCTCGTACGCCGTTTCCAGGTTCACGAGGGTGTCGACCAGGGCGGCCTGGGTGCCCAGGGCTTCCTGCACGATCCGGCGGAACATCACGCGGCCCGCGCTGGTGTCGTACGTCACGCCGTTCAGGCGGATGCGCACGAAGTCCTGGTGGTCGATGGTGCCGCGGTTGACGGCCATGATGGCCTCATCCGGGTTGCTGAAGACGTACTTCAGGCGTCCGGCGCTGGTTTCCCTGCCGTTCACGGTGACCGAGCTATTCAGCGCGATCTTGCCAGCGTCCAGCGCGGCCAGGGCGTCCTGCTCGCTGCTGAACTCGCTGCCCGCGCCGAGGTTGTCGGTGCGCAGCAGGGTCAGCGTGAAGATCCCCAGGATGATGTCGCGGCTGGGCTTGACGTTCGGCTCGCCGTTCGCGGGGGACAGCAGGTTGTGCGCGCTGAGCATCTGGATGCGCGCTTCGGCCTGCGCCTGGGCGCTCAGGGGGACGTGGATGGCCATCTGGTCGCCGTCGAAGTCGGCGTTGAAGGCTTCACAGACCAGCGGGTGCAGCTGGATGCTCTGACCCTCGACCAGCACGGGCTCGAAAGCCTGGATGCCCAGTCGGTGCAGGGTGGGCGCGCGGTTGAGCAGCACGACCTTGTCCTCGATGACCTCTTCCAGGGCGTCCCAGACGCTGTCGCGGGTGTCGCGGTAGCGTTCGAGCATCTTGCGGGCCTGCTTGATGTTCGTGACCTCGCCCTTCTCTTCAAGGACCTTGAACAGGAACGGCTTGAAGAGTTCGAGCGCCATGCGCTTGGGCACACCGCACTGGTGCAGTTTCAGCTGCGGGCCGACCACGATCACCGAGCGGCCGGAGTAGTCCACGCGCTTACCCAGCAGGTTCTGACGGAAGCGGCCCTGTTTCCCGCCGAGCAGGTCGGTCAGGGAACGCAGCGAGCGGTCGGAACCGGGGTTGGTGACGGGGCTGCCGCGGCGGCCGTTGTCGATCAGGGCGTCCACCGCTTCCTGAAGCATGCGCTTCTCGTTGCGGATGATCATGTCCGGCGCGCCCTGGCCCATCAGTTTCTTCAGGCGGTTGTTGCGGTTGATCAGGCGGCGGTACAGGTCGTTCAGGTCGCTGGTCGCGAAGCGGCCGCCGTCCACCTGCACCATCGGACGCAGGTCCGGGGGCATGACGGGCACGGTGTTCAGGATCATCCAGCTGGGGTGGTTGCCGCTGCGTTTGAACGCACGGGTCACTTCCAGGCGCTTGCGGGCCTTGGCGCGCTTGTGGCGGCTGGAGTCCTTCATCATCTCGTTCAGTTCGACTTCCAGCTCGTCGAGGTTCAGGTCGTCCAGGAGTTCCTTGACGGCCTCGGCGCCCATCTTCGCTTCGAAGTCGTACGACTCGATCACGCGGACCTGCTTGCGCACCAGGTCGATCTCGATGCGGCCGCTGATGTCGCTCTGGAGGTTGCCACCGTCGGCGAGTTCGTCGCCGGGCTCGACGCGGTCGCCGTTCACGACGAGGGGCTCGTCGTCGTAGGTGTAGACCTTGGCCTTGCTGACGATGATGCTGGCGGGGTTGTGCAGGGTGATGACGCCGTCGGCCTGCGCGATGACTTCCTCTTCCTTGTCGATGGCTCCGATGATCTTCTGGCCACGGCGGACGTCGCTGCCGTCCCCGACCAGAACGTGCATCTGCGGCTGGATGCCGTGCTCAGCGCGGCGGGTCCAGTGCGCGGTGACGGTCACGTCACCCTTCTTCTTGGGGAAGGTGACGGCGCTCAGGCGGCTGTCACGGCTGACGCGCAGGCGCGTGCCGCTCGCGGCGTCGGCCAGTACGGTGCCCGCCTCGATGATCTCGCCGTGCACGACCTGCACGTTCATGCCGTGAGGCACGTACACGCGGCTCAGGACCTCGCCCATGGGCGCGGCGGCCTCTTCCTCGTCTTCGGCGGTGGGCGCGGCGGCCAGGGTCTCGCGAATCTCGACCATGACGCTGTCCTCGCCCATCTCGTGCAGGAACACGGTGCCGTCGACCGGAGCGGTCAGCGTCACGTCGGCTTCCAGTTCCGCCAGGATCTCACCGGCGCGGAAGGTTTCCTGCTCGACCAGTGCGTCGGCGGGCAGCGGCAGGCTGGCCTCCACTTCCTCGGCGTACGCGATCACGGCGCGGCGCGGGAAGCGGTACTGAGCCAGGCCGTCCATCTTGCTGACGACCGTGCCGCCCAGCACCTGGCCGCGCGTGACGTACTCGCCGTCACGGATGTCCGCCTCGATACCGCCGGTCAGGGCGTAGGTTTCCTGACGGCCGAAGCGCAGTTCGCGGTACTCGTCGTCGCTGAGCAGCTCGCCGCGCTTGAGCGGGCGGCCGTCCTTCTGGGCGTTGCGGGGCGTGGTGACCAGGAAGGAGCTGAAGTACAGCACCTTCTCCAGCTGACCGGCGCTCAGGTCCAGCAGCGTGCCGATCTTGCTGGGCGTGTCCTTCACGTACCAGATGTGCGCGGCGGGCGTGGCCAGGTCGATGTGACCCATGCGGTAGCGGCGGACCTTGCTGCTCGTGACTTCCACACCGCAGCGCTCGCAGACCTTGCCCTCGTAGCGCTGGCGCTTGTACTTCCCGCAGGCGCACTCATAGTCCTTCTGCGGCCCGAAGATGCGCTCGTCGAACAGACCTTCACGCTCGGGTTTCAGGGTGCGGTAGTTGATGGTTTCGGGTTTCTCGACCTCACCGAACGACCACTCGCGGATTTTCTCCGGGCTGGCGATGGCGATACGAACTTTGCTGAAATCTTTCATTGATTCTCCCTCGGAGAATGGTGGCGGCTTATGGATGATGGGTGATGGACCCGGTCAGACTGTGTTGTTCCATCAACCATCACCTCTCGACTCCTGGCAGTGCCGCAGGCGCTCAGCGCTTGGGCATCATGCCTTCGAAGATGTCGACGTTCTTGTCGTGCGTGTCGAGCACTTCGACGTCCAGGCCCAGCGAGTGGAGTTCCTTGACGAGCACCTTGAACGACTCGGGGATGGTGCTGCCCGACACTTCCTCACCCTTGACGATGCTCTGGTACGCGGCGTCGCGTCCGTCGATGTCGTCGGATTTGATGGTGAGCATTTCCTGCAGGACGTGCGCGGCGCCGTACGCTTCGAGCGCCCACACTTCCATCTCGCCGAAGCGCTGACCGCCGAACTGCGCCTTCCCGCCCAGCGGCTGCTGGGTGATCAGGGAGTACGGGCCGGTGCTGCGGGCGTGCAGTTTGTCTTCCACCATGTGGTACAGCTTCATGACGTACATGGTGCCGACCACGACCGGGCCGCTGATGGGCTCGCCGCTGCGGCCGTCGTACAGCACGCTCTTGCCGGTGCGGGCGAGCTGCATCTGCGCGCGCTCGTAATCGCCGCCGGGCGCGTCGACAACGCCGACCTTCCCGGCGCGGTCGAGGACTTCCTGCTCGCGCTTGTCGAGTTCGAAGCCGTCGTCCTTGCGGGCCTGGAGGCGTTCGGCCGCGGCGACTTCCAGCATTTCCTTGATGGCCGCTTCGGTCACGGAGTCGAACACGGGGGTTTCGAACTTCTGACCGGTCAGGCGGGCCACTTCACCCAGGTGGGTTTCCAGGATCTGCCCGAGGTTCATGCGCGACGGCACGCCTAGCGGGTTGAACACGAGATCGACGGGGGTGCCGTCTTCCAGGTAGGGCATGTCCTCGGGGGCCATGATCTTGGAGACGACGCCCTTGTTCCCGTGGCGGTTGGCGACCTTGTCGCCGACCTGCAGCTGGCGTTTCTGGGCCACGTACACGCGGACCATTTCACGCACGCCGGGCTTGAGGTCCACGCCCTCGTCGCCGCGGCGGAAGCGCACGGTCTTGACGACGATGCCGCCCTGGCCGGACTGCACGCGCAGGCTGGTGTCCTTCACTTCGCGGGCCTTCTCACCGAAGATCGAGCGCAGCAGGCGTTCTTCCGGGGTGGGTTCGCTTTCACCCTTGAAGGAGGTCTTGCCGACCAGGATGTCGCCGGGTTTGACTTCGGCGCCGACGCGCACGATGCCGTCCTCGTCGAGGTCGCGCAGCGCGGCTTCCGAGAGGCCCGGGATGTCGCGGGTGATCTTTTCGGGCCCGAGTTTGGTGTCACGCGCCTCGATCTCGTCTTTCTCGATGTGCACGGACGTGTAGAAGTCCTTGCGCACCAGGCCCTCGCTGATGCAGATGGCATCCTCGAAGTTGAAGCCGTCGAAGGGCATGATCGCAATGGTGATGTTCTGACCGAGCGCGAGGCGGCCCAGGTCGCTGGCGGGACCGTCGGCGATGACCTGCCCGGCCTTGACCATGTCACCGATATCCACGATGGGGTGCTGGTCGAGGTTGGTGCCCTGGTTGCTGCGGGTAAAGCGCACGGTCTCGAAGGTGCGGACGTTCCCGGTGCTCAGGCCCGCCGTGGGGGCGTCCTCGGTCAGGGTGATCTGGATGACGCGGGCGTCCACGTAGGTGACCTTGCCGGTCACGTCGCTGACGACGCTGGTGCCGCTGTCGGTCACGACGCGGCTCTCGACGCCGGTGCCCACGGCGGGGCTGTCGGCGCGCACGAGCGGCACGGCCTGCGACTGCATGTTGGAACCCATGAGCGCGCGGTTGGCGTCGTCGTGCTCCAGGAAGGGGATCAGGCTGGTGTTGATCGAAACGATCTGCTTGGGCGACACGTCCATGAAGTCCACTTCTTCAGGGGTGTACCAGAGGGGATCGCCCTTGCGGCGTGCCAGAACGCGCTCGTCACTGAAGGTGCCGTCGTCGTTCAGCGGGCTGTTGGCCTGCGCGACGGTGTAACGGTCCTCGATGTCGGCGGTCATGTAGACCACGTCACTGGTGACCAGTCCGTTCTCGACGCGGCGGTACGGGGCCTCGATGAAGCCCAGGTTGTTCACCTTCGCGTAGGAGGCCAGACTGCTGATCAGGCCGATGTTGGCGCCTTCCGGCGTTTCGATCGGGCAGATGCGGCCGTAGTGGGTACGGTGAACGTCACGCACGTCAAAGCCGGCGCGTTCACGGGTCAGGCCGCCCGGCCCCAGTGCGGAGATACGGCGCTTGTGGCGCAGATCCGACAGGGGGTTGGTCTGGTCCTTGAACTGGCTCAGCTGGCTGCGCCCGAAGAATTCGCGCATGGCCGCCACAATGGGGCGGTTGTTCACGAGTTTGGTGGGGGTGGCGGCGTCCGGGTTGCCCAGCAGCATGCGCTCGCGCACGCCACGCGCCATGCGGCCCATGCCGACGCGCAGCTGGTCGGCCAGCAGTTCGCCCACGGTGCGCACGCGGCGGTTCCCGAGGTGATCGATGTCGTCCTCGCCGACCGGGATGTCGTTCATCACGCCGTCCGCGTCGGCCATGCCCACGGTTTCCTTGCCGTACTGCAGGGCCATCAGGTAGCGGATGGTGTCGACCAGACCGGCGTCCGTGAACTTGCCGTCCTCGAAGTTCAGCAGGGTGCGTTCTTCACGCTGCACGCCCAGCTTGGTGTTCATCTTGAAACGGCCGGGCTCGCCCAGGTCGTAACGGCGCGGGTCGGCCAGCAGACCGTACAGGTACTGGATGGCCTTGTCACGCTTGGGCGGATCGCCGGGGCGCAGGACCGTGAACAGGCGCAGCAGGGCCTCGTCGGCTCCCATGCCCGCGCTCTTGTCCTCGGGCAGTTCCATGTCCGGCTCGAACTCCGTGAACAGCGACTTGAGGCTGGCGTCGTCATAGCCGAGGACGCGCAGCAGCATCGCCACGGGGAACTTGCGCTTGTTGACCTTCATTTCCAGGATGCCGCCCGCGAACTCCAGCTCGATCCAGGGGCCGCGTTTGGGCATGGGAATGATCGCGCCGGTGTACATCTTCTTGATGCCCTTGTAGGAGCTCGTGAAGTACACGCCGGGGCTACGGTGGATCTGCGAGATGATCACGCGGTCCGCGCCGTTAATGACGAAACTGCCGTCCTTGGTCATCAGGGGCAGGTCGCCCAGGAACACCTGGTCTTCCTTGATCAGGCCGCTGTCCTTGTGGATCAGTTGCAGTTTGGCGTACATGGGCGCCTGGTAGGTGACGTCCTTCTCGCGGCATTCCTCGGGCGTGTAGGGCGGCTCGCCCAGGCGGTACTCGAGGTAATCGAGGACCAGGCCCGTGCTGCGGCCCTTCTCGGTCTCGTCGATCGGGAAGACTTCTTTAAAGGCGCTCTGCAGGCCCACGTTCTCACGCTGCTCCGGGGCCTTGTCGGCCTGGAGGAACGCGCGGAACGAGTTCACCTGGATTTCTGTCAGGTTGGGAAGGGGAATCACTTCCGCAATGTCACCGAAACGCTCGATGCGGGGTACTTTACCGGTCAAACTCATGTCCACCTCGCACGCACCCTGGGTCCTGCGCTGCGCCTTCCGGGGCTGGAAAAGGCGTAGGCGGAACACGCAACCCCTCCGGTCGCGGTCCCTGAATTAAGGCTTAGTTTTGCAGACCCGTTCGCCGCAACTAGCTCCTGCCCGACCCATCATGGTCAGCACAGGGCAGTATAGACCCGCCGTGCATGACAGGTCAACCGCCCCGGAGTGCTCGCGCCCGGTCTCTAATGTCCGGAAGTATGCCGCAGCCGCGCCCCAGAATCAATCGACTTTACGCACCCCGCCCGGCCTCCCGCAGCGGCCCCGGCAGGCGCTGACCTTGCCTTCAGATTGACAGTCTGACCCGCCCCCATTCCGTAGGATGAACGCGTGGACGCCCTGCAACCCTACCTGCCCCTGATCTACACCATTCTGCGCGGACTGGCCGTCGTCGGCCTCGTTCACGCCCTGATCACCCGGCAGCCACCGTACTGGATGCTCACGCTGGGATTCGCCGCGTTCCTGGGCGGCATCTTCAGCATGGTGTTCTCGCTGGTGTACGTGTTCACGGTCCTGATCCCCAGCCTGCGCGGCGGCACACGGGTGGCCGGGAGGGCCGTGGCGCGCGGCGTGGAATCCCTGAAGCCACTGGACCTGCGCATCCGCGAGGCGCACGAGCAGTTGCAGGAAAGCGACACCCTCCAGAACCGCGCCGATCTGGCCGCCCTGCAAGCCCGCGCCGGCCGCCCCGACGACGCGCAGGCCACCCTGGCCCCCCTCCTGAGCGGCATCTACGCCGACGATCCAGTCGTGCTGCTCACCAGCGCCGAACTGGACCTCGCCCGGCAGGAACCCGCCCCGGCCGCCGCGAAACTCAACCGCGTGGACCTGAAAACCAGCGCCGCCACCCGCACCCGCACCCTGACCCTCCTGGCCCAGGCGCAGGACGCCCAGAACCTCCCCGAAACCGACCAGACCTACCGCGACGCCATCACAGGCGCCACCACCGAGGAACCCCGCGCCCGCTACGCCGCGTACCTGATCCGGCAGGGCAGGGAAGACGAAGCCCGCGCCCTGCTGGACGCCCTGGCCAAAACCGAGAAGAAGGCCAGCGGCCTCTACCGCCGCCAGGAACGCGAATGGTTCCAGATGGCCGCCGGACTGAGGAAAGAGCTGAAGTGAGCAGGTACATGCATGACACCGTGACGGTCTGGGCGGCCCACGCACCCGCGGAAGCGGAGTTGGCCGGAGCAGTGAGATTCGACTCCGCCGCAGAGGAAGGGGAATCGAGGTCA includes:
- a CDS encoding DNA-directed RNA polymerase subunit beta': MKDFSKVRIAIASPEKIREWSFGEVEKPETINYRTLKPEREGLFDERIFGPQKDYECACGKYKRQRYEGKVCERCGVEVTSSKVRRYRMGHIDLATPAAHIWYVKDTPSKIGTLLDLSAGQLEKVLYFSSFLVTTPRNAQKDGRPLKRGELLSDDEYRELRFGRQETYALTGGIEADIRDGEYVTRGQVLGGTVVSKMDGLAQYRFPRRAVIAYAEEVEASLPLPADALVEQETFRAGEILAELEADVTLTAPVDGTVFLHEMGEDSVMVEIRETLAAAPTAEDEEEAAAPMGEVLSRVYVPHGMNVQVVHGEIIEAGTVLADAASGTRLRVSRDSRLSAVTFPKKKGDVTVTAHWTRRAEHGIQPQMHVLVGDGSDVRRGQKIIGAIDKEEEVIAQADGVITLHNPASIIVSKAKVYTYDDEPLVVNGDRVEPGDELADGGNLQSDISGRIEIDLVRKQVRVIESYDFEAKMGAEAVKELLDDLNLDELEVELNEMMKDSSRHKRAKARKRLEVTRAFKRSGNHPSWMILNTVPVMPPDLRPMVQVDGGRFATSDLNDLYRRLINRNNRLKKLMGQGAPDMIIRNEKRMLQEAVDALIDNGRRGSPVTNPGSDRSLRSLTDLLGGKQGRFRQNLLGKRVDYSGRSVIVVGPQLKLHQCGVPKRMALELFKPFLFKVLEEKGEVTNIKQARKMLERYRDTRDSVWDALEEVIEDKVVLLNRAPTLHRLGIQAFEPVLVEGQSIQLHPLVCEAFNADFDGDQMAIHVPLSAQAQAEARIQMLSAHNLLSPANGEPNVKPSRDIILGIFTLTLLRTDNLGAGSEFSSEQDALAALDAGKIALNSSVTVNGRETSAGRLKYVFSNPDEAIMAVNRGTIDHQDFVRIRLNGVTYDTSAGRVMFRRIVQEALGTQAALVDTLVNLETAYEKDHLKDMIMACFKHLGIEATAGLLDGLKDAGFKLSTTSGITIGIDDIVIPPAKTEILAEADAKVAEIEQNFEFGFMTEEERYKQVVQLWNDTKDEVKNAMFDNFGKNYPFNPLWIMSLSGARGNAQQITQLAGMRGLMARPDGSTIEVPIRASFREGLSVLEYFISTHGARKGGADTALRTADSGYLTRKLVDVAHEVVVRDVDCGTTDYTSIPLGAVDERTGEWRSRKASEIETSIYGRTLTDAVEIDGRTIEADAMLSLEDVKAITKNAKVLQSVFVRTPLNCRVKSGVCQKCYGYDLSQAKPVSMGEAVGVVAAESIGEPGTQLTMRTFHTGGVAGSGGGDITMGLPRVIELFEARKPKTSAAVADRDGTVRIEEEEERYLVRIEADDDQYSSKTATKISKSLRMIVKDGDRVEAGQPLTRGAINPHDLLLYKDTDAAQRYLVEEVQRVYRSQGVKVHDKHIEVIVRQMLRWVEITDGGDTELLEGQTVERWEVDQANDLLEEGQTPSSWKPVLLGITKSSLTTKSWLSAASFQHTTHVLTEASMKGQVDDLIGLKENVILGKLIPAGTGLQTVRDMQVADDRTLEKYGENNTSSDSVTGDRSYDDTRPGVVNDNVTYTN
- a CDS encoding DNA-directed RNA polymerase subunit beta, with the protein product MSLTGKVPRIERFGDIAEVIPLPNLTEIQVNSFRAFLQADKAPEQRENVGLQSAFKEVFPIDETEKGRSTGLVLDYLEYRLGEPPYTPEECREKDVTYQAPMYAKLQLIHKDSGLIKEDQVFLGDLPLMTKDGSFVINGADRVIISQIHRSPGVYFTSSYKGIKKMYTGAIIPMPKRGPWIELEFAGGILEMKVNKRKFPVAMLLRVLGYDDASLKSLFTEFEPDMELPEDKSAGMGADEALLRLFTVLRPGDPPKRDKAIQYLYGLLADPRRYDLGEPGRFKMNTKLGVQREERTLLNFEDGKFTDAGLVDTIRYLMALQYGKETVGMADADGVMNDIPVGEDDIDHLGNRRVRTVGELLADQLRVGMGRMARGVRERMLLGNPDAATPTKLVNNRPIVAAMREFFGRSQLSQFKDQTNPLSDLRHKRRISALGPGGLTRERAGFDVRDVHRTHYGRICPIETPEGANIGLISSLASYAKVNNLGFIEAPYRRVENGLVTSDVVYMTADIEDRYTVAQANSPLNDDGTFSDERVLARRKGDPLWYTPEEVDFMDVSPKQIVSINTSLIPFLEHDDANRALMGSNMQSQAVPLVRADSPAVGTGVESRVVTDSGTSVVSDVTGKVTYVDARVIQITLTEDAPTAGLSTGNVRTFETVRFTRSNQGTNLDQHPIVDIGDMVKAGQVIADGPASDLGRLALGQNITIAIMPFDGFNFEDAICISEGLVRKDFYTSVHIEKDEIEARDTKLGPEKITRDIPGLSEAALRDLDEDGIVRVGAEVKPGDILVGKTSFKGESEPTPEERLLRSIFGEKAREVKDTSLRVQSGQGGIVVKTVRFRRGDEGVDLKPGVREMVRVYVAQKRQLQVGDKVANRHGNKGVVSKIMAPEDMPYLEDGTPVDLVFNPLGVPSRMNLGQILETHLGEVARLTGQKFETPVFDSVTEAAIKEMLEVAAAERLQARKDDGFELDKREQEVLDRAGKVGVVDAPGGDYERAQMQLARTGKSVLYDGRSGEPISGPVVVGTMYVMKLYHMVEDKLHARSTGPYSLITQQPLGGKAQFGGQRFGEMEVWALEAYGAAHVLQEMLTIKSDDIDGRDAAYQSIVKGEEVSGSTIPESFKVLVKELHSLGLDVEVLDTHDKNVDIFEGMMPKR